CTTAAAGAGAGCCCCGAATTATTCCAGAACTCGCTGGCCACCCAGGAACGAGAATATGGTTTGTTCCCCGCGACCGAGTTAGGTGGCACCTTAATTTCCTTAATTTCGCCCCGCTAAAAACTGCGCCTTTCAACCGAGTACGCTCAAGAGTTGTAGCAGCCAAGCTGGCTCCGGAGAAGTCTACATGGGAAAGATTCGCATCTGCCAGATTTGCATTTAGCAGGTTAGCGCGGGTGTGGTTTCCATACTGATCAAGCAGCGCGAACGGCTCTACTGAGCGGGCGTAGAGTGAGTTCTATCGCGGGTCCCCACCGATCGCTGAGGGCGAGCGCTCGCAACTGTACGATGTGCTGCCCCGTTTC
The bacterium genome window above contains:
- a CDS encoding pentapeptide repeat-containing protein, translated to MLDQYGNHTRANLLNANLADANLSHVDFSGASLAATTLERTRLKGAVFSGAKLRKLRCHLTRSRGTNHILVPGWPASSGIIRGSL